The segment AGTATGAAGCAATGACTTCTGCGCTATTGTTTTGTAATAAACCATCTAATGATACTAGATAAAACTTTATCAAGTTAACTaactttttgttgttttttacgACCATTAGTTGTCTCATTCGTCGTGTTGATCATTGATGATTTCAAAGGTTTTTCGGACGAGTTTTGTACATTAGACGTGTCACcgaacggttgctcaacatcTGTAACATAAAACCCGTGTTGCACAAGTTGCTGATTATTATCTTGATTTGGTTGCATGCTATTAGGAAATGACATGATTGGACTGGATGAATGAGGACTGAGTGATGATATAATATCGGATTGGGAAAATATGAGCTTATTAGGCAAAACACCAGATGGCTGTTGTTGCTGCTGCTCTAAAGACGTGGGATTTATATTGAAAGATCTAGAACATGGGGCaccattcatttttgtttgtaaTTCAATGGTCATTTGGCCACGACTAATATCAGAATCATTAGAAGTACAAGGACTTGCAGAGGATGATGTTAATCTTAGTGAAGTCAGTTTTGGAGGTCCAGAAAACAAATGAGGGAATTCATGCTCACAAAATAAATTACCATCCATAAAACATACTTTATCACCGGGGTGCAACGGAGAATGACAGTGAGTGCAACAAAAACAGTTCACATGATAGACTTTGTCTTGACATCTCATCACCAATTCATCTGGAGGAATTTGAACTCTACATTTGGCGCATGTTCCTGATAGACCAAACAGTCTACAAAAACAATAAGAGAAACATCCATAAATCATTGCAACAATAAATTCGAATGCTCTAGCTAATatatgaatttttcatgttttacGTAATGGCCTTCAACCATTTGGTTGTCTTCTCGAACCACACGTTTCGGTTTAGGAAACTAATCATTAGCTCTGGTAGTCGGGGTTCAAAGTCTATTACATGGCTAATCAGGTGAATTAGAAATTAACTTTAACCACTGTAAGTTTCAACAGACCCTAAATTTATGTGCAACTGAAGTAGAAACCAAATACGCAAACAACAAATAAAAAGAAAGCATTGAATATCAGTAGAAAGGAAACCAAAATACAAAACTAAATCGAGTTATTAGAATAGCAAATTGATGTTGATAACTAACTGCAATTCATGGCAATCCCTCCCCCCCTCCCTCCATACAAAACTAGACCTTAACAAGGGAAATCTGCCAGTTCATTCAAAAGGGAAttccaaataaacaaatatagtcAACGAAAGCTTCAAACTTTTTAAGTCCAACAAGTGTTTATTGGGTAAAATTAGTGTTATAAATGGCACTTATCTGACAATCATATTATGTCTATACCACCAAGTACATACGGACAAACAAACTAGTAcgtatataaaacaaaaaagtaaTTTACGTATAAATCAAGTTAAAATGAGTTTTCTAAAAGTTAATCAGCTAGTACACTATTAATACTATTTGTGATGAGTTAATTTGTTTACTGACATCTACCTTGTTTTACTCTACCACctattatattcatttttcCAACggttaaataaaaaagaaaaataactcTACTTTTAGGCACCACTATTATTTGCATCAGAAATATTACTTTTGTCCTTCTTTCCGCTATTTCTCTAACTTGGTTTTCGTCTAGTGGTAACAAACATGACAAAAAGAATAAACCAAAAACAAACGAGATGAGGAAAAGCGACAAGACCAGGGTAAAGGGGGAATACAATAGAATAAAGCGGTACGATGCTGagggaataatatatatatatatatatatatatatattggaatAGCATTATGTATCGGCTTAGGTTAGATGCTTCTTAATTAACGTAGACTACAAAGGTATACCACTTACACATTAACAAAGCGTAACTACCTAAGCATGTTTATATGTGCACAAGACTATGTACGACGACATACGTACATAGAAGCAACCATGCGAGAAGCTAATTAAGAAAGGATAATTAATAGGCCAAACTTGTTCATTAGAAAATAAGAGAAAACTAATTTACAAAAAGACTATGTCAGACCAAAATAGAGTATATAGTTAATCCGATCGTTTTATACAAAGATTAACAAACGAGTATGaaataactttttaaaaataacctTGCAGTTGTTCAATAGAGCTGAGCTTCAAATATGATGGGACACATCTAGAGGAAATAAGTTTGCACAACTTAAAGGTTTATAAAGACTATCGAGTAACTGCAAAGCCCCTCTACACATGACTCGATTATAAAATCCCGACCTTTGCTGCTactttgacgtggtggtcgggcttgcctatcgtaatgaaccaatcgagctatactggctgaaacaatcgttcctcaaggtcctaccatgccaggcaggtcggttgaagagtggtaaaactaaaagcagcaaacacaaggtccgaaggcgaagtcgtacggCTGACTGTAcggaggtgtgacagcagtgtgtttccttcagacagccagcataacagcgatgctgccttcccacaaggaggggtggggttagaaaaggtcgaccctaaaaatgcacacctcgccttatcccacggatatccgtctccggcggtaaggtcctttgaagaacggagctaacacaaaaactacccacaaaaaggtcgtgtgtgactgacctcaagcagttgtcccttgggcactgcggtcacgttctcaagtcattaagaccacttctaacccaattcccctttcaggtacctctagaagaacccttccacggtgtgggcaaccgggaagtgataactgccttcatacctctaacagcactcaagactgacTGACGATTATAAAATTATTCGGTAGTATACTACGGAGATCGAAAAAGAGGTTTTAATTTTAAGATCggttaaaaaaatataatcGAAATACGAGGTTAGTTTTAAACTTGTGATACACGGATTTGGTTGATTTCTACTAcctatggcaactcgaactgatgtacgtacgtacgaagttctacgttgggactgactgactgatttctaCTACTAAGTATGCTGTCTATTTACGTACACTAAGTGAAAGTTGGAGAAATAAGATAATAGACAAGAGAATGTTAGAGACGATCCTGAGCTACACTATTAAATATTAGTAATCGACAGTGGTAAGTCAGAATCACATGAAACAATTGTGTACTCGACTGAGCTATATTGCTTATCCGATGATTGGTGGTAATATCAGGCACTCAATATCGTGATCAGTGCATAAAAACAACTACTTCTTAACACTTGGTCTTCACTG is part of the Schistosoma mansoni strain Puerto Rico chromosome 1, complete genome genome and harbors:
- a CDS encoding putative lim-only; its protein translation is MSISCAGCGGPIVEKTLLNAIDRFWHTSCLNCSCCGLRLDELGPSVFVRSNMLLCRQDYLKLFGLSGTCAKCRVQIPPDELVMRCQDKVYHVNCFCCTHCHSPLHPGDKVCFMDGNLFCEHEFPHLFSGPPKLTSLRLTSSSASPCTSNDSDISRGQMTIELQTKMNGAPCSRSFNINPTSLEQQQQQPSGVLPNKLIFSQSDIISSLSPHSSSPIMSFPNSMQPNQDNNQQLVQHGFYVTDVEQPFGDTSNVQNSSEKPLKSSMINTTNETTNGRKKQQKKVDNRRCPALRVC